Proteins found in one Methylophilaceae bacterium genomic segment:
- a CDS encoding thermonuclease family protein: MVKSLLVLFLFLLASHVGANEIAGRVVGVADGDTITVLDASNELYKIRLSGIDAPEKKQPFGTASKQSLSNLIFNRAVIIHWQKRDSYGRIVGKVMLDDVDMNLEQIKAGMAWFYRQYQKQQPIQDQADYALAEQEAKANKLGLWVDEAPIEPWNFRRSKSNTRP, translated from the coding sequence ATGGTTAAATCCTTACTGGTATTATTCTTATTTCTATTGGCCAGTCATGTTGGTGCTAATGAGATTGCTGGTCGCGTGGTTGGTGTTGCTGATGGCGATACAATCACGGTGTTAGACGCATCAAATGAACTGTATAAGATTCGTTTGTCTGGCATTGATGCGCCAGAGAAGAAGCAACCGTTTGGTACTGCCTCAAAGCAGTCGCTATCAAATCTTATTTTTAATAGAGCAGTCATTATTCACTGGCAAAAACGTGACAGCTATGGCCGCATTGTTGGAAAAGTAATGCTTGATGACGTCGATATGAATCTTGAACAAATTAAAGCAGGCATGGCGTGGTTTTATCGGCAATATCAAAAACAACAACCCATTCAAGATCAAGCTGATTATGCTTTAGCAGAACAAGAAGCTAAAGCGAATAAACTAGGTTTATGGGTTGATGAAGCCCCTATTGAACCATGGAATTTTAGGCGGTCTAAAAGTAATACACGTCCTTAG